The genomic stretch TGAACACTGACCTGGACGTGGGGGTAGCGGCGCTGGAACGCCGACAAGACATCCCACCAAGGCTCAAACGAAGGAGGCAGTGACAAGCGAAGGCGACCTTTGAGCAGAGCCTGATCACTGATCACCGCCTGTTCGCCCTCGGCCAACGCTTCGATGCCGCGACTGGCATGCTCGTACAGCCGCATCCCCGAATCGGTGAGCCTGGTGCCCCGCACAGAGCGCTCGAGCAACTGTACTTTCAGTTGCTGTTCAAGCTCGCGAATGCGCCGGCTCAAGGTCGGCAATGGAATGTCCAGGCGCTCGGCGGCCGCAGACAGGCTACCGATCTGCGCCACGCTGACGAACATACGGACGGCATTCAAGTCCATGGACTACCCTCTCATTAATGAGAGAGATCCTAGCTTTTTTGTGAGTTATTTTCCAGTTTCGGTCGGTAGATACCACAGTCGCCCGCCTAATCCAATGACTGCCCCTTTAAACATAGATATCGGCGAGCACCGACTCACATCAAACGCTTTTCGATCCAGCGCCGATATTGTCGAGTGCGAAATGCCAGGGAGACTTGCTGCTGAATCAGCGCACATATCGGTGAAACGTTTGGATCGGTTTTTTTGGCCCGACTCAGTCTGCGCAATTGAAACTTCACGACAGCCATGTTCGCCAAGGCGACGATGGCTTTGTTTTTCCAGGTGATCGGCGGCAATTGCGGGACGCTGTCCTTACCCATCAACCAGCCACGAGGCAAGTGCGGATCAATGGCCAATGCCGTTGCGATACCCACCATGTCCACACCACTTTGCACGACGCTTTCGGCAACCGGGCGGCGACGGATACCGCCGGTGACCATCACCGGCATTTTGGCGACCGTCTGGATGTCCCGGGCGAACTCGACGAAATAGGCTTCGCGAGCCAGGGTGCGGCCATCGCGTGCCTCGCCCTGCATGGCGGGGGCTTCGTAACTGCCGCCAGATAACTCCACCAGGTCCACCCCCAGGGGGTTGAGCAGTTCTACGACCTTTTTCGCGTCATCGGCCGTGAACCCTCCGCGCTGGAAATCGGCGGAATTAAGTTTGACCGCTACGGCAAATTGAGCCGAAACCACAGCCCTGACTGCCTTGACGATTTCGAGCAACAGGCGCGCTCGGTTTTCCAGTGAGCCGCCCCACTCATCCGTTCTTTGATTGGTCAACGGCGAAAGGAACTGACTTAACAGGTAACCATGGGCAGCATGGATTTCCACACCGGTGAATCCAGCTTGTTCGCCCAGGCGGGCGGTGTTCGCAAAGCGCTGAATAACCTCTTCAATCACGCTGGAGGTCATGGCGTAAGGCGTGGCGAAATGTTTGGACATTTTACCCAGTTCCAGCGGCACGGCTGACGGCGCCCAGGTTTTTTGCCCAAGGTTGGCCTGCATCTGCCGACCTGGGTGATTAATCTGCAACCAGAACTGCGCACCGCCGGATCGACCAATACGCGCCCAGCGCTTGAACCGCTCCAGTTGCTGATCATCTTGCAACACCACGCCACCCGGCCCGGTCATGGCACGGCCATCGACCATCACGTTGCCGGTGATGAGCAGGCCGGCACCTCCGTCGCCCCACGCTTGATAAAGGCGCAACAGTGCTTCGGAGGGTGCCTGATCGGCGTCCGCCATGTTCTCTTCCATCGCCGCTTTGGCGATGCGGTTCTTGATGGTCGAACCATTGGGTAGCATCAGGGTGTCGAACACATTCATGGAGCGGTCCTCAATTGGAGATGAGGCCACCTTAAGATTGAAGTCAACTTTAAGGTCAATACCTTTTTCAAGGTCAGCCGAAGGCCATCGCGCCAGCCCCTGGCAAGGGCATCACCAGATGCCTAGTGTTAAAGCCTGGCTGGGGAGCGCTGGCGGGCGTTTTTTCTCCGGGAAGATGTGGCCGCACGCTTGCCCGAAGTGTGACCAACACCGTCCTCACGCAGACGATTTATCAGCATTTGCGCATTATCCGCACACGCCATGCCCTCGGGCTTACCCTCAATGCCCTGGATAACGAGCAAAAGTTGCGCTTTGTTCTGAGCCATGCGTTCCTGCAGGACACTTATTTCCTCAACCTTTTGCTTGAGCCCACTGAGCAGCTCGTCGTGCTGCCAACCGTCGGCATTCATCGGCATCAAATGCCGGATTTCCTCCAGTGAGAATCCTGCCGCCTGTGCGCCGGTGATGAGTTCCAGAACCCACTCAGTATCGGGTGCGTAGTCCCTGTAGCCATTGGCTTTGCGTTCGACCGATCTGATCAGGCCGCTAGCCTCGTAAAAACGAATACGTGAAGGCGCCAACCCGCTGATTTTCGCCAGTTCGCCTATTCTCATCACTCCACCTGAAATACCTGTGACCTTAAAGTTGACTTTAAACCTAAAGTTATCAGGCGACCAAATGACTCAGGTGCACTTGCTGCTCAGCCGTCATGGCGTTCATGGGGTAGGCAGCATCCCTCCCTTGAACCACTCATCGGATGAGCTGAACGTTGCTCATTCATGGCCATCATCCGCATACGATTCGATGAAGGCTTTCACGTCATTCAGGAGATACGAGCATGGGGTATGTCACTACGCGCGATGGTGCCGACATTTTTTATAAAGACTGGGGCCCACGCGATGCCCAGGTCATCTTTTTCCACCATGGATGGCCACTGAGCGCGGATGATTGGGACGCGCAAATGCTCTTTTTCCTGGGCAACGGCTACCGGGTTGTCGCACACGACAGGCGAGGACACGGGCGGTCCAGTCAGGTTTGGGATGGACACGACATGGATCACTACGCCGACGACGTCGCGGCCGTAGTTGATCACCTGGGTGTGCAAGGTGCCGTCCATGTCGGGCATTCAACCGGCGGCGGCGAAGTCGTTCATTACATCGCTCGCCATGGCGAAGACCGAGTCTCGAAAGCAGCCATCATCAGCGCGGTGCCGCCGTTGATGGTCCAGACCCCGACCCATCCTGGCGGCCTGCCGAAGTCGGTGTTCGACGACTTGCAGGCGCAATTAAAAGCCAACCGCGCACAGTTCTACTACGACGTTCCAGCAGGACCTTTTTACGGCTACAACCGTCCGGGAGCCAATGCTTCAGAGGGCATCATCTGGAACTGGTGGCGACAAGGCATGATGGGTTGTGCAAAGGCACACTATGACGGGATCGTGGCGTTTTCCCAGACTGACTTCACCGAAGACTTGAAGAACATCAAGATTCCTGTACTGGTGATGCATGGTGATGATGACCAGATCGTCCCGCATGAGAATGCCGGAGTCCTGTCGGCCAATCTGCTGCAAAACAGTATTCTGAAAATCTACCCGGGCTTCCCGCACGGGATGCCTACAACCCACGCCGATACAATTAACGCTGACTTGCTCGCGTTCGTGCGAGGCTAAGCCATTGGCTGATTGTTTGGCCGAAACCTGCCACTAGCGCCGCTATCAAAGTCCACCTGTCGTTCCTTGAATGGCGCAATAAAGGCCAGCTACAAAAAGCCCAGCTCAAGGCTGGGCTTTTCAGCACTACACCGAATTTAGACGTTCGATGCGGCTACTGCGGCTTCATCAATGAACAACGCAACCTCGAAGGGTTTTGTCGCCAGCGAAGCATGGCTGGTCGCTAGAGTAATAACATTCTTTGGATTAAGCCTTGCCGACATCAGTCTCTGATTCTCAGGGTGAATCATCCTGTCTTCGCTGGAAATCTGATACCAAGACGGTTTTTTCTTCCATGCAGGGGCAGTGACTTTATCGCCGAAGGTGCTAGCCAGCGGTGCTTTTTGGGTCACCGCCATTATCAAGGCCTCACTGTCGGATAGGTCTTGGCAAAAGCTCTCATGGAACTTATCCGGTTTTACCCACAGATAACCATCACTGTCTGGCTCAAGGTTGGCAGCCGCTTGGGGCAGATTGCGCTGTGTAATTTCACCAGGGCTTTCACCCGCGTCAGGAGCGAATGCTGCGATGTAAACAAGCCCGATGACGTTAGGCTGATCACCAGCCTCAGTAATTACAGCACCGCCGTACGAGTGTCCCACAAGCAAGACAGGCCCCTTTTGTTGGGCAATCATCTTGCGAGTACGCTCAGCATCCTCAGCGAGGGATGCCAGAGGCATTTCAACTGCATGTATGGACGAATAGCCTTTGCGAGCCAGTTCAACAATGACCTTGCTCCAATGTGCTGCACCGCCCCAAAAGCCATGTACCAGTATAATCGTGGGTTTATCACTCATTGCTCGATCCCTCTACCTGTCAGTGAAAACATCCGCATATGACGCACGCGCCCAGAATGGCGCAATACACCATTAACCCATTTCCAAAGGAACTCTGGATCTGCTTGGCAGCCAAATCAGCCGCAGACCTTCGGTGCACTCTCTGGTCGAAGGATTATCACGGGGAGAGGAATCTATTTACCATGACTGAAACGCCAAAGAACGTGCTAAAACGCCATGGCGCTATCCCTTTCAAAAATGACATCCGACACCCTGCCGCAGATGTCTTTTTTGACATATTCAGTAAAGCTGAAATGTGTAGCGAGCTGCTTCCGGCAATAAAGTATGAACCCTTTGAAAAACAGATATTTAATGGCGAAATTGCTTATTTCCACATCGTTCATTACGGCGCTTTTCTGCTTTGCCCCCATGATGCCAAGGAGCCAATCTACCTTTCCCCAGGGGACATAATATTTGCACCAAGTGGCGTCAGTCACTGGATCGAGTTTCAAGGCACTTCATCGCAGAGAGCTGAAAAAAACTTTCCAGGACCCGATAACAAAATCACCAGTGGATTTTTCAAGTTCGATAGCGTTGGCGGCCAAGCGTTGATGTTGGGCCTGCCGAAGTTTTTGCATGTATCCAGCCGACCCAGTATTGAGCCTGACACGCTTGGATCAAAAGAATGGTTGGCGCTGACGGTCGCAGCGATGCAAAAAGAGATGGCACGCCCTTCAATAGGGAGTGCGATTATGTTGTCCAGGATCATTGACCTGATGTTTATATGGGCAATCCGAAATTGGCTTTTCACAGCCCCTACTGAGATCACGGGCTGGATTGCGGCATTACGCGACTCAATGGTCGGCCACGCTCTTGCATTGCTGCACTCAGAGCCAGGAGCAGATTGGACGGTGGAGAAACTCGCTTTAGAGGTTGGCCAATCGCGATCAAATTTTGCGAATAAATTTGGCCAGATGGTTGGAGACTCACCGATGCGATACTTGACTCGCTGGAGAATGCAGCTCGCAGGAAAACGTCTCAGGTCGTCAAACCAACGCGTCTCAAAAATAGCGGAAGATCTGGGCTATGATTCAGATGCGGCTTTTAGTCGAGCCTTTCGCCGGGAACTAGGATTGACGCCAACCGAATATCGCCTGAAATACACCGAGTAGACATCGGTAGGGGCACTTTAATCGACAGCCCAAAAGTCACTTACAGAAGACTTTCCACAACTGATTCGCAGGCTCCGTCTGTCCGGATATTTCATCATCAAGACCGCGCGACCAGCAGTGGGCGGCGGGAGATAGTTATGGAAGCAGACATCCTGTCGGCCCTGGCTACAGGCCCAACTATCAAGCCGTGGCGGCCGCCCCTGGTGGGTGGCATGTTCGTCCGAATGAAGCTTGGTCGCAGACCTTACCGTGATGAAAAGGATCTACAGGACCACCTCTTGGATTGTGCCTAAATCGCGCACCGCTTCAATCTCGAGAGCGGCGCGCAAGGTTGCCTCGACAGGCTTGTTACTCCCCCACATCAAGCTCTTTCAGGAGAGCGTCCGCTGCTAATTTACCCAAGTTGTTCCCCGCCAGAGGGCTATCACCGGTTAACAATTTGCGGTCTCTGAAAGTAGCACCGGAAATACCCTCGTTGATTATCTCAACCCCCAACGCCTCTAACTGCTCGCCAAACTTCCAGGTTAAATGCCCAGGCATGTAGCCGATGTCAGGTGTCTTCGCATCCAGAGCATCGGGAAAAGCACAAATTTTGTAGCCGTTGAAAACATAGGAAGTCTTTGACTCTTCAAGACCCGCCGCAAGCAGCGCGGCAGGGCCATGACACAAGGAAATCACGAATTTGTCTTTAGCTACTGCCCATTGCAATACGTGTTTCACATCAAAACTTTCAGGTAACCCGATCAGTGCGCCGTGGCCTCCAGGTATAAAGACACCGATGTAGTCCGAATCATCACCCAACGCCTTCTCAATTACGTCGGACAACTTAAGAGGTTTCTTGAACTGCTCACGGTACTTGGCGTAAAACTCCTTTACCTCGCTGTCTTCGGAGGGCATGGCCCAGAATTCAAACTTCACCGGGTTTCCAGACAGTGTCGCGACATCGAAAGCAAAGCCCGCTTTGTCTAGGTGATACATTGGCAGTAAAGTTTCAACAGGATGATTGCCAGTGGAGAACATCGTACCGTTGTCTGTCAGCAGATAACGCTCGTCAGCGCCAATCAGCAGAATCTTCCATCGCCCGCCTTTGTAAGGGTTGGGATAGTCAGCATCACTGAGATCAGATTTGGGGGAAGTGAACTGGCTGAGCGAATATGGCGATGGGAAAAAGGCATTATCCTCCGCACGATCCGGCGCTGGGCGTTTGTCGTCACTCTGCAATGTAGCCATGATTTTTCCTCCGATTGGGCCAAATATCGAGTCCAATCCTAGTAGCGCGA from Pseudomonas fluorescens encodes the following:
- a CDS encoding NADH:flavin oxidoreductase/NADH oxidase family protein; amino-acid sequence: MNVFDTLMLPNGSTIKNRIAKAAMEENMADADQAPSEALLRLYQAWGDGGAGLLITGNVMVDGRAMTGPGGVVLQDDQQLERFKRWARIGRSGGAQFWLQINHPGRQMQANLGQKTWAPSAVPLELGKMSKHFATPYAMTSSVIEEVIQRFANTARLGEQAGFTGVEIHAAHGYLLSQFLSPLTNQRTDEWGGSLENRARLLLEIVKAVRAVVSAQFAVAVKLNSADFQRGGFTADDAKKVVELLNPLGVDLVELSGGSYEAPAMQGEARDGRTLAREAYFVEFARDIQTVAKMPVMVTGGIRRRPVAESVVQSGVDMVGIATALAIDPHLPRGWLMGKDSVPQLPPITWKNKAIVALANMAVVKFQLRRLSRAKKTDPNVSPICALIQQQVSLAFRTRQYRRWIEKRLM
- a CDS encoding MerR family transcriptional regulator — its product is MRIGELAKISGLAPSRIRFYEASGLIRSVERKANGYRDYAPDTEWVLELITGAQAAGFSLEEIRHLMPMNADGWQHDELLSGLKQKVEEISVLQERMAQNKAQLLLVIQGIEGKPEGMACADNAQMLINRLREDGVGHTSGKRAATSSRRKNARQRSPARL
- a CDS encoding alpha/beta fold hydrolase — protein: MGYVTTRDGADIFYKDWGPRDAQVIFFHHGWPLSADDWDAQMLFFLGNGYRVVAHDRRGHGRSSQVWDGHDMDHYADDVAAVVDHLGVQGAVHVGHSTGGGEVVHYIARHGEDRVSKAAIISAVPPLMVQTPTHPGGLPKSVFDDLQAQLKANRAQFYYDVPAGPFYGYNRPGANASEGIIWNWWRQGMMGCAKAHYDGIVAFSQTDFTEDLKNIKIPVLVMHGDDDQIVPHENAGVLSANLLQNSILKIYPGFPHGMPTTHADTINADLLAFVRG
- a CDS encoding alpha/beta hydrolase, with protein sequence MSDKPTIILVHGFWGGAAHWSKVIVELARKGYSSIHAVEMPLASLAEDAERTRKMIAQQKGPVLLVGHSYGGAVITEAGDQPNVIGLVYIAAFAPDAGESPGEITQRNLPQAAANLEPDSDGYLWVKPDKFHESFCQDLSDSEALIMAVTQKAPLASTFGDKVTAPAWKKKPSWYQISSEDRMIHPENQRLMSARLNPKNVITLATSHASLATKPFEVALFIDEAAVAASNV
- a CDS encoding AraC family transcriptional regulator, producing MTETPKNVLKRHGAIPFKNDIRHPAADVFFDIFSKAEMCSELLPAIKYEPFEKQIFNGEIAYFHIVHYGAFLLCPHDAKEPIYLSPGDIIFAPSGVSHWIEFQGTSSQRAEKNFPGPDNKITSGFFKFDSVGGQALMLGLPKFLHVSSRPSIEPDTLGSKEWLALTVAAMQKEMARPSIGSAIMLSRIIDLMFIWAIRNWLFTAPTEITGWIAALRDSMVGHALALLHSEPGADWTVEKLALEVGQSRSNFANKFGQMVGDSPMRYLTRWRMQLAGKRLRSSNQRVSKIAEDLGYDSDAAFSRAFRRELGLTPTEYRLKYTE
- the hchA gene encoding glyoxalase III HchA; this translates as MATLQSDDKRPAPDRAEDNAFFPSPYSLSQFTSPKSDLSDADYPNPYKGGRWKILLIGADERYLLTDNGTMFSTGNHPVETLLPMYHLDKAGFAFDVATLSGNPVKFEFWAMPSEDSEVKEFYAKYREQFKKPLKLSDVIEKALGDDSDYIGVFIPGGHGALIGLPESFDVKHVLQWAVAKDKFVISLCHGPAALLAAGLEESKTSYVFNGYKICAFPDALDAKTPDIGYMPGHLTWKFGEQLEALGVEIINEGISGATFRDRKLLTGDSPLAGNNLGKLAADALLKELDVGE